A genomic window from Deltaproteobacteria bacterium includes:
- a CDS encoding helix-turn-helix transcriptional regulator — protein MPGDRMVRALAETFAALSDPTRVRIISALGGQELCVLDLARLLRLTGSAVSHQLRLLRGQRLVKYRKEGRIAYYSLDDDHIRNLMAECVRHVSVE, from the coding sequence ATGCCGGGGGACAGAATGGTCCGGGCTCTGGCCGAGACTTTCGCGGCCTTGAGCGATCCCACCCGGGTCCGGATCATCTCCGCGCTGGGGGGGCAGGAACTCTGCGTCCTCGACCTGGCCCGCCTGTTGAGGCTGACCGGGTCGGCCGTATCTCACCAGTTGCGGCTCCTCAGAGGACAGCGGTTGGTCAAGTACCGGAAAGAGGGCCGGATCGCCTACTATTCGCTGGACGACGACCATATCCGGAACCTCATGGCGGAGTGCGTCCGCCACGTGTCGGTGGAGTGA